The Pseudomonas viciae genomic interval GCGCCGCACTGGCCCATCGTCAAGAGGAGAACAGCATGAACAGCATCGCCGGCATCAAGATCCCCGACAGCACCCTCGCCCGCGCCACCACCGAGTACATCCGCGATATCGAGTCCGACCTGCTGTACCATCACTCTCGCCGGGTATTTCTGTTCGGCGCCTTGAGTGGCCAGCGTCGGCAGTTGGCCTATAACCCGGAGTTGCTGTATGTCGGTGCGATGTTCCACGATCTGGGTCTGGTGGAGGGTTATCGCAGCGACAACGAGCGCTTCGAAGTGGACGGTGCGAACGCGGCCTCAGCGTTCCTCAAGCCCTACGGGTTGAGCGATGACGACATTGAGCAGGTATGGCTGTCGATTGCCCTGCACACTACG includes:
- a CDS encoding HD domain-containing protein, with product MNSIAGIKIPDSTLARATTEYIRDIESDLLYHHSRRVFLFGALSGQRRQLAYNPELLYVGAMFHDLGLVEGYRSDNERFEVDGANAASAFLKPYGLSDDDIEQVWLSIALHTTPGVPKYLRPTVTLVTAGVEMDVLGMDYTAFPAAQRDAVVHAHPRGEGFKECIICAFADGLRHRPQTTFGNVKTDVLVDQEPGFKPMNFVEVIRSSPWHS